Below is a genomic region from Astatotilapia calliptera chromosome 2, fAstCal1.2, whole genome shotgun sequence.
AGTGCTTtgtgaaatataaaaaggtaCAAGAGCCCATTTCAAAGTTTAGCTGCCTGTTTAATTCTAAATAACACACTGGACTTCCAAGCTGTTGTCAACATCTAAGACTTACTACTTATCCAAAACAGGTTTCATCTGTTCAGTTCCCATATTAGGTGATAATTTGACTGTTTGCCTTCAAATAACCAAATTATTATATTTCACTATTTGAAAATGCATAAAACGAGGACACAAACAATTATGAAACACCATCTGCACGCAAGTGCTCTCTGCTGAGAGCAGAGGATGAGTCAGGTTTGCCACATAAGGAAATTCAGTCAGGTTGAAAagttataaatacatttttatttgactATAAAATGTGTTCTATGTAATTTATCTCGGCCAAATATCAACCACCACGTGTTTGGGAAACAGGTATCAGTATATGGGGGATTAAATGTGAACCGTGTTCACTACTCATAGAAATGTAACATATTAGCACTGGAGTGTCATTTAAGAGAGAAATCAGTGGGTGTTTTGGTTTAACTCCTACTTTACCTCCATTGCTTTTCTCATCATTTTGGCATCAAATTCAGCTGGCGTCAGCATGAGCCCAATTATCAGCCTCTCCAAGTTCTTTGACAATTCAGACTTCAGGTCCTTCATCAGATCCTGGAATGCCGAACACAGTGAGTTGTTAAAAGCTGTCGTATCCAGTGGAGGACACATAACAATAAACGAATAAAGGTAATATTTTGTGATTTAGCCATATTTTCTATCATTCCTGTGTCTTACCCTTCCAAGTAGGGATTTGAAGGCCTGTCTGATCTCTTGCCTCTGGGCATTACTTCTCCATGCAACAATATCAATGATTGCATCTTCATCTGTTCCTGttataaagaaaaaggaaatgccatatgtaaaaaaaaaaaaaaaaagagttttgcaAAGTTGCCAGGATAGTGTCAGTGTGTTTTATATAGCAGGGTTTGCATACCAAATCCCTTCATGGCTTTCCTCAGTGCTTGTGCATCAGCAGCAGGGTCGAAATTAGGCGCCGGGCGGACTGTAGGCCTCAGCTGAGGTAGTGCACATTACAAAATTGAAAGACTGACAATTAGTATTTACTCACAGAGTGTCAAAGTTACTAATATCCGTTAATTAAATCCATATCTGTAAGCTtgaactaaaagcacaaagagGGCTGAAGAACatgcaaaataaattatttgttattcaagattttttttattatctgatAAAAAATTATGAAGCAACACATTTGGCTTTATGATAATAATCTCTTGACATTTGAGGGGGCGGGTGCCCTCTTGAGTTTAGAATTCATGACACCGCTAACAATGCAAAAGGTTGGTAGGATGAAAAACAGCTCAGTTTCAGGAAGCATTAGAGAGACAGCCTTTTGTTGTCAAAAATGCTGAGATCTTTTTGACATTCACTCTCCAAATGGGGGTTTGGAGAGTTCATTCTAACAGAAAACTATTTGTGTTTCAGCGAAcagcactctgatcacatctaGACAAAGCCTTCACTGTGTAGACATAACACCGTTAGCATATTGCCATAGCACATCATTACAGGGCCAGCAGGTAGTGGAGATGCAAGGCTCTGCTGAGGCAAACATGCAATCACACATCTAAGGTGGGAGCAGATGGAGCCCAAACCTGCACTCTGGTCATGGCACTTAATTCCCACATCTTGTAGGCTATCTGAGCAGCTTCAGGGAAGAATTCTCCAGCTAAGCTGCAATGACCGGTTTGACAAAACATAGCACACTCAGCAAAGCCAGAACCTCAAGCGGTAAATAGTGGGAACATTTCTAGGAAGAAGACTAAAATACAGTCTCTGCACCGTAAGTTTGTTTAAATCAATTATAAGCTTCAACAAAGAGTTTCCATTAGCCTCAGCATTCATTAAGATAATAAAGCTTTTACACAGTTCAAAGTAACAGTAGTAACGCCATACAGTGGTCCTCTAGCACCCCCTTCTGGATGCAGCATTCCTAAAACTTACTCATCATCCCCTCCACAGAGGTTGAGCAGAGTCCGCTTGTAATCCCCTGATGTATCATCCTGgttgacatacacacacacacacaaagtcataTAAGTGCTCTACATTCACATACAGAGTGCATATAAAACATGCTGTACCTCTCTTTCTCACCTTAATCATGTTATAAAGTGACTTCTCATATCTAAGGCGGAAACACTCTCGAATGTCCAACATGTCAATTTCAGAGCGAGAAATCATGATCCGGATCAGAGTGTTGTCAGCTGTACCGAGACCCTGGAGGGATTGAGGGACGATGCATTGTGGCAACAGTTAAGTAATCCTGAGCAATTTTAATAAATTTAACAATCTGTCACTAACAAGACCTCATTCATCATAACTGTACCAGTAAGTGTGCCTACAAACACACTGGAACCAAACTGAATGGCTACTTGAGCTTACCTTCATTGACTTGTAGAGGCGCTTGGCAAAGAACATGGGAACGCTCCTTATGCACTGGACTATGAGAAAAATGACCAAATTAGGCACTGTGTTGTGTCACAATGTAAAGTACAATGGTGCATTCAGTGCATTTCCTACCAACGGCCAGCATCAGTCTCTCAAAGTCTCCAGACAGCTCGTTCTTAATGCTGTCCTCAATGCTCATCTCTGCAATCTTCTCATATTCatcaaaaactaaacaaacagaggaaaataTTGCACAAAAGTACCAATCTCATCCTTTTGGGTCATTATTGTGTAAAATCTTGAGTTTGCCTTTGTGCTTTAATTCCCCCCAGATTTGACTAAAATGGTTGTCCTGGCATGTTAGCAAGTTTAGGTAACACACATAGTAGCAGGAGGCTAATACTGAGGACAGCCAGCTTCTGAGTCACTTGAGGTCAGAGTGGGGATGACTGGAACGCCTCATTGTTGAGATATTTTCTCGGAGAACTGAGCTTACCCATGCGGAGGTGGGTCACACTACGGTTTCCCAGGATCATGATAAATTTGGCCTCGTCCGTCCCCCACTGCTCCTCTCCAGCTGCATAGAGATCCTACAGAGAGTTTAGAAAACAGATAGGGTCCAGGGCTGAGTTATTATAATTTCgtattttgtaattatatttcatttttatttatttttggttttaattCGGTTTAGTTTCAGGTGGTTTCCAGAGTGAGTTTACtcgtttcagttcagttttttattgtttgaaaatgtttagttttagtttagtttctatTACtttcagtcttagttttagtCTTTAGTAATTATTACTGTGAGCAGGGCATCGTGTCAGAGGCAAGATTTAAGTAAATCAGTACAGGTATTACAACAGAAACACAGGACTTTTTAAGCAGCTGACTTACAGTCTTATAGACATTAACATTTCTAGAAATACGTTCATGAAAGCCTCATAAGGCAAATTTTGATGAAAATttaccaaaataacaaacactaaaactaatgatatttttatttttatttttatttcagttaattttacaaaatcagaaaatcatttcatttaattGATTTTATTCTGATCTCTACTTTTTAATTCTTATCttagttatttaaaatgttttttcacatctacatttatttcttagttgagttttagttaactataaCAACCTTGGTGCAAGATTTATCTCAGGGTCACAGAAGCTGTACTGACCTTAATTAATAAGCCAAATACCCACTGCACTATCCTGGATGCCTAAAATTCTTGATTGACATTAGCTTTTATGTTtagtcttaatttaaaaaaatgcatacacATCTGCTGAActaatttttgttaaattgaCTGCAGCGCTTCCACGTGTCAGCACAATACTCATTTAAAGCAACAGAGGCCATTCAGCACTGCCACCAATATGATACTTTAAAAGGAAAGTAAAGGACGCTCTTACAACAGGACACTTCAAGTATTCTTCAAACAAAGGCTGTGTAAAGTCaaacagcatgtgcatgttTAGCTTTTATGTTGGCTATAAAATGCTTACTTGGGCATCCTGCTGAACCAGGTCTGCATCCACTACTCCTGACTCATCTCTGGTCCCCTAGAAGTattgaatcaaaacaacagacTGCAGATTAGTCAGAGTTTAAAGGCACAGTGATCAAAGCGTGTTTGAGTTTCCTACTTAGTCAACTCACCTGAAGTAAAACAACCAGCATCTTCTTAAAGTGGCCTGAAGTGTCTGCGATTACATCCTCCTCCAGGTCTCTGCCATAGGCTGGGTACACAGATGACAGTTCTAAATACTATCAGATGCGTAATTCAAGTGACGTCTTAGATAAAACATCTTACCGTCCTTGTATGCTGCAACCATGtcatgtatttgtttgttgttcctAGAAGCCAGTACTTCAATCAGGCATCTCTCATTTGTTCCAGCACCCTTAAAACAGAGTATGAAGGCGGATGTGAAACAGTTTCTGCCTCATTTAATATGGAGTGAGAGCGAATCAAATTTTTTGGCTTACTGTGATTGCATCATGGATTTCTTTGGCATCGTGGTAGGCCGGGGTTCTCATCAGACTGACAATGAGGCGCTCAAATTTTCCCGTGAGCTCATATTTGAGATCATCAATCAGGTCCTGATGAAAGAGAATTTCGGTGATGCTGGACTCAAAACTGCTATCTTAAGCTTTTAAAGTGTCTAAGCAATGTCTGGAAATTACAGTTGTGCTTAGATGTTcacatacactcatcatgggcGTAAATGTCTGGTCATTTTGGGCTTTCAATAATTTCTTTGAGCTGTTattttcccacagtgaaatgactATATGGCATAGATCTTTAAtggctgaaacaaaaacaagaattgggtgcCTCGGCTTTACTCCGTCAAACATACCTCTTATTATTTTGGCCAGAATACTCAATCTTTGTCTCATCTAACCATAAAGATTTCTCGAGAAAGTATTTGACTTTTCTACAATGGTATGTTGATTTTGGAGTAGATGCTCCTCACTATCCTCTCGGTCCGTGGTGATTTCAAACTCTCTTCATTGGAGACAGTGATGCTGGTGTTCCaacagtttccagttcatggcaggCTTGAGCTTCGGTGGTTCCTGGGTTCTGAGAATGGCAGTTTTGGTCTACTCCCTTGACAAAATGGTGACACATCTGAATAACTTTACGTACAGTTGTTTGTAGTGATGATCCTGGAATCTGCAGCTGGTTAGGAATGGCTCCAGGAGACCTTCCCAAACTGCGTAAATCTACAATTGTCCTTCTTAGATCGTCACTGAGTTTCTCTAAATATTGGTCAGTAAAATACATTTGACCCTGCATGGATTGAAGACactccaaaataaattcaaaattgTGCACCTAATTCTTATTTTAAACCCATTAAATATGTATACTCTACATTTATTGCAACctggaaaaaaataatggttaaaataaatcattagaTCATTGAAATTAACAGATGAATGCCaagtaaacttctgaccacagctgtagcatttaaaaatgtatttgtttaccTGTCCAAAGTTGCTTTTGTAAGCTGCGATGATTTCTTGCCTTTGCGCATTGCTTCGAGAGGTGACCAGGTCCAAGATGGCCTCTTTGTCACTTcctgagaaacagaaaagaaacattttcaacAAAGACCTAAAAACTCATCCTAGACAGCATCGAGAAATTCGTCAAGTGATGATTCAACTGACTAGTGAGGAGGACAAACGATGACCTTTACACCTCTGTGGCCATGAATCACGGAGGAGTGGGGCACTCACCAATGCCTTTCATAGCACTGTAAAGGGCCTCGGCATCAGCGGTGGGGTCAAAATCGGGAGCGTCTGTTATTGTACCTCTGAACACCTGAAAGAGTGAACAGCTCAAGTCAAtttcaaacattttcagttAAGATAAGAATAAATAACACAGACATGCTACTCTTTCATGCTTAAATAAGAAGTGACAAGAACATATGATATCAAAGTACATCTGAAACAAGATTTCTGTTGTTCGGTATGGTTAGGTCAAAGGTGTCTTTTAATAATaaactgaataataaataaatacagcaatGACACTGGTCTGTGGTTACAGAGGTGAGGCCACCAGCTACCAGCCAAGAGCAACAACAAGGGTCTACAATACCTGATACAACATAAATATACTACATTAGTATTTTTGATTATTTGCTATATTAGCAATGTGATTCTGGAGATGGcattttaaaactgttaaatGGACTGCTATGAAACTTGATACAATCAGTCATCAAGTCCAGTGACTTTGCTGCTTCATACGGTTTTCCTCTACTGCCATGTGTCATTAAAATATTGGGTTTTTAGTCGACAGCCATGAAATTTGATACATTAATGTCTCCATCAGGATAAATTCCTCTAATTTTTGTCACTACATTTCTATGCTAATTATGCTAACACAACCAAACATGTGAGCATTCTTCATGTTACATGTCAACATATCAGTGTAGCTTTTCTGTAGAAAAAAGGAGACTAAAAAAGAAAGGCTAGTATGAGAGAAGAGGATCTCACATTTTGAGCCACAGCTTGCATTTTGCAGATGGCTCGAAACAGCAGTGGGCTTGGCTTTGCTATGACTTTGCATATGCTGCTCACCTCCAGAGCAGACCAGTTGTAAACCCTTTTTTTAACCATACACTTtgcttttttaataaatttgcaCTTTATGTCCCATTCTCTAACAATGCATTATCTCAACCCACACCTCCTTGCATGCTGAGAGTAGTGGAGTGGTGTAGCAGCAGTGACAGCAGCTGAGTATTTGCACCTGTCTCACCCCCAACAGAtcagagtgtgtgtatgttgctTGCCTGTTTGTGCAGGGGCGGGAAAGTAGACAGGGTCGGGTTGCACACAGAACTTTTACACATCAGACCATCTAATATGCAATAGCTCAAAAAGGATGAAAAATATCAACATTATGATCTTGTAATAATAAGATCTTCACAAAAacggctgaaaaatgaaactgcagcagctgctctcgAGGTTACTGCTGCATTGAGGCTGTCAGCCAAGTTGTGCTCTCCGCCCAGCTACAGAAGCCACTGTATATGCTCTGCTTAACATCACTCCTCAGGACAGCTGTAAAGCTTCACCCACGTGGCAACAGGCCACAAACACAAGCCCCTAGCAACAGACTTTAACTAAACTAATCACGGTTCGGTAAAGTGAATTTAATAACAATAAGTTGATTTCTATGCATCCCTCCCCCTATAAGTGCAATTTGTTTCATCTGGTGCCCAAACTTTAAAAGAGGTAAGAGCTAGTTTGTGTTTAACCTTAAATAATTTTACAAAGTCATTCTGGAAAAATGCCGTCAGGTATAACGAGGTGCTGCAGGTAGCACTGACACTCTACACTCCTGTTTTTGATGTTGCGCAGGGCTCACATGGTGGCAGATGGCAGCCTCACTCTATCCACGCCAGTGTCACACAAAACAATTCATTCTGCTGCACTGATACAAGATCTGGTCTGCAGTTTGATTATAGCTAACATGATACAAGGCCAGATGACCAAGCTCTTGTCCACTTACCATGTCTATATTTGGTCTTATATGTCAACACTGCTCAGGAATCAATAGTTTCAGGCCTAAAGGGAAAACAGAAATGCTGAGGTACAGGTAGCCAGTTGCACTGGAAAACATCCTTGCAATGTGAAAGGTGACCTTCACCTCAGCTTTGGATGAAACTATGTTGCAAACAATGATGATCTTTATttcctgagtaaatacaaagaGGTACTGTTATTCATTATCCAGGCTGTTCTTAGCTAGAGCGCAGGAGCAAAAAGCAGACGGGGGCCTGCTTTTTATTAGACTCAACCTCATAttcacacaaaaatacattgatggatggaatatgttttatttaaacttgcaGGAAAGCTGGAGCCACATTTCCCATGCAGCTATATTCTGACTATAATGCAGACATTCAGACAAGGTAAACATGTTGAGGCGTCAGTACAGAGAAGCTACTTCTTCTAGACTGACGATACTTAATTTAGAATCACAACACAGAAGTAGGCTACACTGAACTTACACACAAATAGTGTTTAAGGAATAAAGAATTTATGCTAAATTGAGGGGGGAAAGAGTACTCCACATGGTTTGAAATACtgtactgtttgtttaaaaCTCCAGTGAGGCTTTCCCAAAAATAGCACGCGCGCAGTTTATCTTAATATCAGAAGACAGGTCTGGGGGACAGGGCCTCTCggcctctctctccctttatATGTACACAGGGCCACACCCTTCTCTGTTAATTccccccacatacacacaccgaAGGATATTCTTTAAATCAGAGGCTTTAAATCTAATGGTATATTGTTTTTCTGAATTaagtttcattttaaactttCCTCGAGTTGAATTTTATTACAGCCGTTCCTTCTGCAGCCACGGGTGCCAGGggcacatttaaaaatgacaccTCAGCAAACTTTTCTGTTATATGGAGCCGACAGCGAACGACAGAGAGCAGCTTACCTTCTCGGTGCAGGAAGTATCGGTGCAGAGTGACCTAAACTCGGTCTGTCTTTCCCCCCCGGTCGGATGAATTCAGGCCGGCCAGTTACTCGTCCTCAGTGACGTGGTGACTGCGGCGCTCTCTCGCGCGGCTTCTGTAAAGCGTGCGCGCATGTCTGcgcgtgagagagagacagaaagtgcGGGCTtgagagagcgagaaagagagagcggtGCTTTGATATATACGTGCTTAATGCAAGAGAATGCTTCAAACACGGGTGTAAATGTGACTGGGTAATAGCTGCTTATTTCTATTATTTCCCCCACACCCTAatgttgaaaaaataaatatatatatatatatatatatatatatatatatatatatatatatatatatatatatatatatatatatatatatatatatatatatgaacgaTTAATTGacacctttctttcttttatatattGAGCCACCACTTGGAGCTGGTAACAGGCAAGCATAACTTTCTGAATTTTGGCACATGCGCACGAGTCTGAGTTTTAACAGAGGGCAGCTTACTGACACTGACGTGACAATTTGTTCTATTTCTGTCCTGTCAGAAGACCTCCAGTAAGTGTGGAGGGgcgtgtgagtgcgtgtgtgtgtttagtgggaggggagggggagcaTAGCTGCGGTATGACAGTAAAACGAGTGCCACATTCATTGCTCTATTCCTggaatgcatgcatgcatgttttGCCCACAAATTTGCGTGTTGCATGTGTATTTCCTGTGATCTTTTACGTTGGGCTTTTTACTTCATTCATTCATGGTGATACTGGTGACACCGCATGTGGAGAGAAAGGTGACGGAAGAGATGATGAGAAACTAGAGGTGACTTACAGGAAGCTGACAGGGAGTCCAGTGCTCCACTTCgcaacagcaaagaaaaaaagggggcatGACTCAGTATTTCATTAggtgaataaaaatgtgataaaagTTCACACCTGGTCTATGTGCTTGATAAATGATCTTATTTACTGTGTTCAGATGCAATTCACACATCATATGCTCAGTGAGGCACAGAAGACAGGGAGATAAGATTAACATTAAACCCTGTTTGCTCTCTTCAAAGGTTGGGGAGGGAGCAGAGATAAGCACGCTATGTCTATGGGAGGGAAAGACAGATTGATGATGGGGAGGTGGTTATGAACATCTGTAGtgatgtttcagcaacattttaGATTAGACCAATTAGATCATTGTGTAAATGTTGATCAACCCGTTTAACAGGAAAAATGTCCTGTTTTGGAGGCCCTGtatgttttacatttgaatGTTATACTCCTTGTTACTTGAAGAATATGTTTTGGTCTGTGCCTCTGGTACTATGAACTTTAAAGTGGACGTATTGGGCAAAAACCTATAGCGTCAGAGGCTTTAGCTTTGATCTATGAATGAAATGAGTCCActgatatgtttttcttttttcttttggtttcctCTCCTTTAGTGTACCCTTTTCATCTTCGCCCCCAACCAGTGTTGAAAGAATGGGGTGTCCATATGGTGGAAACAGTGAAGCGGCAGAGAGGAATTTCTTTTGTTGCACAGCGACCTCTTGTGGTTTGAAGATATACTGCATACCCAACATAACAATTTCATTCTGGCTGAGATGGGAAATATATATTAATgcatattcattttatttattgttgaaatgaaaacaaattcattttcaaactatGTAAACTGTATTCATTAGATATGTAATCATTAATAAACATTTCATCTATGATGAGTCTATGATTGTGGATTCTGGATCTTTAGCTCTGAATTTTGAGGTCTTTTGGGGCTTCTCTCGGTTCTTAGGTTGCTTATtggtatatttgtttttaatattctctTGTATTTTGAGCCTCAGCTCTTTTTTAGTTTACCTCCCTGTCTTGTTGTCTTTGACTAGTatcagctgttttcttttccccagatgTTTCCACTCTTTTTacagccaaaaaaacaaaacaaaacaaaaacaaacaaacttctgtctttctctctctttttttgcatgaaacattaaatctttgtttaaaaaaaattaacaaagcaTCAAAGCTATTATACTCCCTTTTAGCACCGTATCTTTATTCTTGTACTCAGTTTAAGCTTTAAAGGAGTCCCTAAGAGGtcagttcatcctctgtctaAATCAAGCTCCTTACTGCTTAAGGCCTGTAagtttttaaagctgttctAGTCTGATTGGCTGTCCTTTGCAAACAAATGGCTCAAACAGTGTGTGGGTGGagtttctgtgctcacagcaAGAGTTGTGTGCCATATTAAGTTATTCACTCTCACTGATGTCACACAAATCCcgaagcagaaaaacagatggAAATAAAGCATTAGGAGCAGTCACAGTGATTACATCCACATACACAGATTATTCAAAGCCATGATTATTAGGAGTAGCCACATCTATACCACTATTAGATGGCAGAAAATAAGCAAAATTATAGAGGCATCTGGTAAaacataattatatttttttcgaCACATTTCCAAACATCAGTAATAGTTATTTCTGATCAAATACGTGCACTTTATACAGCAAATTGTAAATCTGAAGCGCAACAACAAACGAATGGGTACAAAagcatttttcacattctgAACAGGATTTTCTATTCACAGTTCTCACCCTGTGCCTTCATTGCAATAATGAACACATTATGATCCACACTGGTCGGGAGTAAGAAAGGCTACTTTGTAAATAATTCCACTGAGTGGGAGGGTCATGCAGGCCGGTCTTGTATATATCGCTGTAAAAGTCATGCTTCTTTCATCCAAGTCAGCATCACGGATATTTTCGTTCCACTCTACTTTTGAAGTCACCAGTAACTCCTCGTGGGACTGAATGCAAGGTAATGAACTTGTGTGTCTGCTGCATAAAAATATGACGTCAGTTTCAAATCCCTGACCTTTTCTTTAATAAGAATCTGTGCATTTTAATGACTGTGCTTCTTTAAATGCACAGTAGGCAGCCGAAAAACAACATTATAAACATTAACTGCTTAACTGCAATGATTAATGGGATATCTGGCTAAACAAACCATGATTTTTTAGTTAAGCATTACCCTCGATATGCTATCTCAGCAAGTGAGATCCGCAGATATGAATGCTTAAGTTTAGTCAAAAGTACTTTGACCGCACAGGCTTCCTCCCCACTCAGCTCCTGCCTGCTGAGGTAGATGCCACAAGGGATTAGGAGAGCTCAAATCCCCTGATTGGAGATGAGAAGGTAAATGCTGCCTCTCAAAGTGTGCAGCCTCCTGCCCGAATAAGTCATAAAAGCTGCTTTGTCCTCCCCCATGTCATGAACTCACCGGGCCATTAAAGCGGCAGGCTCACACCTTCATGTTGAGATGGAGATACAGCTGCTTCAGTGCAAGCGGACAAACTCCACAACATAGCTGTAGTAATAAGACCACAGGCTTGTTTTTAAGCGACACAACAATGTAAGGGCCCTCTGAGAAGACACAGTTATTGTTATAGAAATTAAATATAGAAATCTGTAGGAAACCCTCAAAAATAAGAATAGGTGCATGTAATTTTTGATCTTATATTAAAGTAAATATAGGAAAAAGCTATGTCATCTTTGTTTTCTCACTGTGCCTtaactttgatttgatttaatttgatttgaacAGTAGTTGATTAAAGGCAGCCCTGAAAGGCACTGCTGCTGTGAGAACACATCTAACACATAAAGCTTTTGGACTCTTCAGAAATATTCAAAGAAGTAATTGTGCTGTGAATGAAGGCTTAAAGTGCAATCCTGAAGCCGGGGCGTGGATTTCTGTGCTGGGGGTGGCATTCTGGAAATCTCAGGTATCAGCACTATCATATCAGGAGAATGATAACGAGATACATTTATAAAAGGGTACTGTAACTGAGCCGAATGACACATCCTATTCCTACTTCTTAGCACATCTACGAGGTACAAGATCACACCAAAgaggtaagtgaatgtgttccTAGTCTCACTTCTGTCAAGTGTTAGGAGAGCATGTTAGCTGTCATGTGATAATGATTAAGCTTTaataaaacagattttcttAAGTCTTAACAGCTTGCATGTGCTCTTCAGTTCCTCAGTTTAATTACAGTAGCATTCTGTTCTCTTtctacacaaataaaaacactaataGACTTTGAAAATCATGTTTCTCAGAAGAAAGAATCTTCTTCCGGAGGCTGACCTGACAATTATTCACTCACTGAGAAACACTCCTCACCTTTTGTCCCACTAGGTCA
It encodes:
- the anxa6 gene encoding annexin A6 isoform X2 codes for the protein MVFRGTITDAPDFDPTADAEALYSAMKGIGSDKEAILDLVTSRSNAQRQEIIAAYKSNFGQDLIDDLKYELTGKFERLIVSLMRTPAYHDAKEIHDAITGAGTNERCLIEVLASRNNKQIHDMVAAYKDAYGRDLEEDVIADTSGHFKKMLVVLLQGTRDESGVVDADLVQQDAQDLYAAGEEQWGTDEAKFIMILGNRSVTHLRMVFDEYEKIAEMSIEDSIKNELSGDFERLMLAVVQCIRSVPMFFAKRLYKSMKGLGTADNTLIRIMISRSEIDMLDIRECFRLRYEKSLYNMIKDDTSGDYKRTLLNLCGGDDDLAGEFFPEAAQIAYKMWELSAMTRVQLRPTVRPAPNFDPAADAQALRKAMKGFGTDEDAIIDIVAWRSNAQRQEIRQAFKSLLGRDLMKDLKSELSKNLERLIIGLMLTPAEFDAKMMRKAMEGAGTDEHALIEILVTRSNQEIHAMNAAYQGAYKKSLEDAIQSDTSGHFCRILVSLVQGAREEGLADVERANADAQELADACNADSDDMVMKFMSILCTRSFPHLRKVFQEFVKCSNKDIEQIIKKEMSGDVKNAFYAIVRSVKNQPSYFADRLYKAMKGLGTDDRALIRIMVSRSEIDLFNIRKEFKETHDASLHEFIQGDTSGDYRKTLLILCGGED
- the anxa6 gene encoding annexin A6 isoform X1, whose product is MVFRGTITDAPDFDPTADAEALYSAMKGIGSDKEAILDLVTSRSNAQRQEIIAAYKSNFGQDLIDDLKYELTGKFERLIVSLMRTPAYHDAKEIHDAITGAGTNERCLIEVLASRNNKQIHDMVAAYKDAYGRDLEEDVIADTSGHFKKMLVVLLQGTRDESGVVDADLVQQDAQDLYAAGEEQWGTDEAKFIMILGNRSVTHLRMVFDEYEKIAEMSIEDSIKNELSGDFERLMLAVVQCIRSVPMFFAKRLYKSMKGLGTADNTLIRIMISRSEIDMLDIRECFRLRYEKSLYNMIKDDTSGDYKRTLLNLCGGDDDLAGEFFPEAAQIAYKMWELSAMTRVQLRPTVRPAPNFDPAADAQALRKAMKGFGTDEDAIIDIVAWRSNAQRQEIRQAFKSLLGRDLMKDLKSELSKNLERLIIGLMLTPAEFDAKMMRKAMEGAGTDEHALIEILVTRSNQEIHAMNAAYQGAYKKSLEDAIQSDTSGHFCRILVSLVQGAREEGLADVERANADAQELADACNADSDDMVMKFMSILCTRSFPHLRKVFQEFVKCSNKDIEQIIKKEMSGDVKNAFYAIVRSVKNQPSYFADRLYKAMKGLGTDDRALIRIMVSRSEIDLFNIRKEFKETHDASLHEFIQVETMIGDTSGDYRKTLLILCGGED
- the anxa6 gene encoding annexin A6 isoform X3, with protein sequence MVFRGTITDAPDFDPTADAEALYSAMKGIGSDKEAILDLVTSRSNAQRQEIIAAYKSNFGQDLIDDLKYELTGKFERLIVSLMRTPAYHDAKEIHDAITGAGTNERCLIEVLASRNNKQIHDMVAAYKDAYGRDLEEDVIADTSGHFKKMLVVLLQGTRDESGVVDADLVQQDAQDLYAAGEEQWGTDEAKFIMILGNRSVTHLRMVFDEYEKIAEMSIEDSIKNELSGDFERLMLAVVQCIRSVPMFFAKRLYKSMKGLGTADNTLIRIMISRSEIDMLDIRECFRLRYEKSLYNMIKDDTSGDYKRTLLNLCGGDDD